In Pseudomonas fluorescens, one genomic interval encodes:
- the dgoD gene encoding galactonate dehydratase — protein MKITKLTTFIVPPRWCFLKVETDEGVTGWGEPVVEGRAHTVAAAVEELSDYLIGKDSRNIEDIWTVLYRGGFYRGGAIHMSALAGIDQALWDIKGKALGVSVSDLLGGQVRDKIRVYSWIGGDRPADTARAAKEAVSRGFTAVKMNGTEELQFLDSFEKVDLALANVAAVRDAVGPNVGIGVDFHGRVHKPMAKVLMKELDPYKLMFIEEPVLSENYEALKELAPLTSTPIALGERLFSRWDFKRVLSEGYVDIIQPDASHAGGITETRKIANMAEAYDVALALHCPLGPIALAACLQLDAACYNAFIQEQSLGIHYNESNDLLDYVKDPRVFDYDQGFVKIPNGPGLGIEINEEYVIERAAVGHRWRNPIWRHADGSFAEW, from the coding sequence ATGAAAATCACCAAACTCACCACCTTCATCGTCCCGCCGCGCTGGTGCTTCCTCAAGGTCGAAACCGATGAGGGCGTGACCGGTTGGGGCGAGCCTGTGGTCGAAGGCCGCGCCCACACCGTCGCCGCCGCCGTTGAGGAATTGTCCGACTACCTGATCGGCAAAGACTCACGCAACATCGAGGACATCTGGACCGTGCTCTATCGCGGTGGCTTCTACCGCGGCGGCGCGATCCACATGAGTGCGCTGGCCGGTATCGATCAGGCGCTGTGGGACATCAAGGGCAAAGCCCTCGGCGTGTCGGTCAGCGATCTGCTCGGCGGTCAGGTGCGCGACAAGATTCGTGTGTATTCGTGGATCGGTGGCGATCGTCCGGCCGACACCGCGCGTGCCGCGAAAGAGGCGGTGAGCCGGGGTTTTACTGCGGTGAAAATGAATGGCACTGAAGAGCTGCAGTTCCTCGACTCCTTCGAGAAAGTCGATCTGGCCCTGGCCAACGTTGCCGCCGTGCGCGATGCCGTCGGGCCGAACGTCGGTATCGGCGTCGACTTCCACGGTCGGGTGCACAAGCCGATGGCCAAGGTGCTGATGAAGGAGCTCGACCCGTACAAACTGATGTTCATCGAAGAGCCGGTGCTCAGTGAAAACTACGAAGCGCTGAAAGAGCTGGCACCGTTGACCAGCACGCCGATCGCCCTTGGCGAGCGGCTGTTCTCGCGCTGGGATTTCAAGCGGGTGCTGAGCGAAGGCTACGTCGACATCATCCAGCCGGATGCCTCGCATGCCGGCGGTATCACCGAGACCCGCAAGATCGCCAACATGGCCGAAGCCTACGACGTGGCGCTGGCGCTGCATTGCCCGCTGGGGCCGATTGCGCTGGCGGCGTGCCTGCAACTGGACGCGGCTTGTTACAACGCGTTTATCCAGGAGCAGAGTCTGGGTATCCATTACAACGAGAGCAATGATCTGCTCGACTACGTGAAGGATCCGCGAGTGTTCGACTACGACCAGGGCTTCGTGAAGATTCCGAACGGGCCAGGGCTGGGCATCGAGATCAACGAGGAATACGTGATCGAACGCGCGGCGGTCGGCCACCGCTGGCGCAACCCGATCTGGCGCCATGCCGATGGCAGTTTTGCCGAGTGGTGA
- a CDS encoding 2-dehydro-3-deoxy-6-phosphogalactonate aldolase, with product MLKQALAQNGLIAILRGLHPQEAAAVGEVLYAAGFRVIEVPLNSPSPYESIRILRQTLPADCLIGAGTVLTPEQVELVKEAGGQVIVMPHSDAKVLRAAKAAGLYLSPGVATPTEAFAALEEGADILKLFPAEQMGPAVVKAWLAVLPSGTVLAPVGGITPDNMQAFIDAGVKGFGLGSGLFKPGMTVEQVAANAKAYVAAWKALR from the coding sequence ATGCTCAAGCAAGCATTGGCACAAAACGGTCTGATCGCAATCCTGCGTGGCCTGCATCCGCAGGAAGCCGCTGCTGTCGGAGAAGTCCTGTATGCCGCCGGATTTCGCGTCATCGAAGTACCGCTCAATTCCCCGTCGCCGTACGAAAGTATCCGCATCCTGCGTCAGACCTTGCCCGCCGATTGCCTGATCGGTGCCGGCACGGTGTTGACCCCGGAGCAGGTCGAGCTGGTGAAAGAGGCCGGCGGCCAGGTGATCGTGATGCCACACAGCGACGCCAAGGTGCTGCGCGCAGCGAAAGCGGCGGGGCTGTACCTGTCGCCGGGAGTAGCGACGCCGACCGAAGCGTTCGCGGCGCTGGAGGAGGGCGCGGACATTCTCAAGCTGTTCCCGGCCGAGCAGATGGGCCCGGCGGTGGTCAAGGCGTGGCTCGCGGTGTTGCCCTCCGGGACGGTGCTGGCGCCGGTCGGCGGGATCACCCCGGACAACATGCAAGCGTTCATCGACGCTGGTGTGAAAGGTTTCGGCCTCGGTTCCGGCCTGTTCAAGCCAGGCATGACGGTTGAGCAAGTGGCGGCCAATGCCAAGGCCTACGTGGCTGCCTGGAAGGCCCTTCGCTGA
- a CDS encoding 2-dehydro-3-deoxygalactonokinase: MQAQLIALDWGTTSLRAYKLAAGGVVLEQRALSSGIMQLPKTPRVIHGDECADGFELAFEEACGDWLDAQPDLPVIACGMVGSAQGWREAAYCETPANVANLGNSLQTLVSLRGTRVHIVPGVIQRSRLPNVMRGEETQVLGVLQNLPAEAGGDLLIGLPGSHSKWVEVVEGRITHFDTFMTGEVFAVLSEHSILGRTQQQGAAFDGLAFDRGVQVALSADGELGVLSTLFSARTLGLTGELAPTAQADYLSGLMIGHELVALAAAQRHRRNSAHLPSIILIGNAQLCARYGRALDACGFARVTLAEQATERGLWQLALAAGLLDSLSR, translated from the coding sequence ATGCAGGCGCAATTGATCGCGCTCGACTGGGGGACGACCTCATTACGTGCTTACAAACTCGCGGCGGGCGGGGTGGTGCTGGAGCAGCGTGCGCTGTCGTCCGGGATCATGCAGTTACCGAAGACGCCGCGAGTCATCCACGGTGATGAATGCGCCGACGGTTTTGAACTGGCCTTCGAAGAGGCATGCGGCGACTGGCTCGATGCGCAGCCGGATCTGCCAGTGATCGCCTGCGGGATGGTCGGCAGCGCCCAGGGCTGGCGCGAAGCGGCCTACTGCGAGACGCCGGCGAACGTCGCCAATCTCGGAAATTCCTTACAAACACTGGTCAGTCTGCGCGGCACGCGGGTACATATCGTGCCGGGGGTGATCCAGCGTTCGCGTCTGCCCAATGTGATGCGCGGCGAAGAAACTCAGGTCCTCGGCGTACTGCAGAATCTGCCGGCCGAGGCGGGCGGCGATCTGTTGATCGGTCTGCCAGGTAGCCACTCCAAGTGGGTGGAGGTGGTCGAGGGCCGCATCACTCATTTCGACACCTTCATGACCGGCGAAGTGTTCGCTGTGCTCAGTGAGCACAGCATTCTCGGGCGTACCCAGCAACAGGGTGCGGCGTTCGACGGGTTGGCGTTCGACCGTGGCGTGCAAGTGGCGCTGTCGGCGGACGGCGAACTGGGCGTGCTCTCCACATTATTCAGTGCCCGCACCCTGGGCCTGACCGGTGAACTGGCGCCGACGGCGCAAGCGGATTACCTCTCTGGCCTGATGATTGGCCATGAACTGGTGGCGCTTGCCGCAGCCCAGCGGCACCGACGCAATAGTGCGCATCTGCCGTCGATCATCCTCATCGGCAACGCGCAACTCTGCGCCCGTTACGGCCGTGCCCTCGATGCCTGCGGTTTCGCGCGCGTCACGCTGGCCGAGCAGGCCACCGAGCGTGGCCTGTGGCAACTGGCGCTGGCCGCCGGGCTGCTCGATTCCTTATCCCGTTAA
- a CDS encoding PAAR domain-containing protein — translation MSGKPAARVTDPTACPLPGHGTNPIVSGSPDVFFDGLAAARMTDKSACGSPITGAVSGTVFINGLNAATLDSTGGHGNVVVGGSGTVMIGQSGGGAAFSGLLPMPVHFNDRMQVVNEATGEPIPDHPYAIQRGDGRVEHGITDEQGFTHMVSSHLAETIKLFVE, via the coding sequence TTGAGTGGTAAACCCGCCGCCCGCGTCACCGACCCGACCGCCTGCCCATTGCCAGGCCATGGCACCAACCCGATCGTTTCCGGCTCGCCCGACGTCTTCTTCGACGGCCTCGCCGCTGCGCGCATGACCGACAAATCAGCCTGTGGCAGCCCGATCACCGGCGCTGTTTCCGGCACCGTATTCATCAACGGCCTGAACGCCGCAACCCTCGACAGCACCGGTGGCCACGGCAATGTCGTGGTCGGTGGTTCGGGCACGGTGATGATTGGACAAAGTGGCGGAGGGGCAGCGTTTAGTGGGTTGTTGCCGATGCCGGTGCATTTCAATGATCGGATGCAGGTCGTTAATGAAGCCACGGGCGAACCTATTCCCGACCACCCTTATGCGATTCAGCGAGGCGATGGGCGTGTTGAGCATGGCATCACCGATGAACAGGGCTTTACCCATATGGTCAGTTCGCATTTGGCCGAAACTATTAAACTGTTCGTAGAGTGA
- a CDS encoding GNAT family N-acetyltransferase — protein sequence MTIEIRPATPSDAPQILAFITELADFEKARHEVIASVTDIERSLFSEGATAHGLICLRDGVPIGFAVFFFSYSTWLGSNCLYLEDLYITPEQRGGGAGKTLLRHLAKIACANDCGRFEWSVLDWNTPAIEFYKSLGAQPQEEWVRYRMDGKVLREFAEG from the coding sequence ATGACGATCGAAATCCGCCCGGCGACCCCCAGCGATGCACCGCAAATCCTCGCCTTCATCACCGAACTGGCAGATTTCGAAAAGGCTCGCCACGAAGTGATCGCCAGCGTCACCGACATCGAGCGCAGCCTGTTCAGCGAAGGCGCCACCGCCCACGGCCTGATCTGCCTGCGTGACGGTGTGCCGATCGGTTTTGCGGTGTTCTTCTTCAGCTATTCGACGTGGCTCGGCAGCAATTGCCTGTACCTCGAAGACCTCTACATCACCCCCGAACAACGCGGCGGCGGCGCCGGCAAAACCCTGTTGCGGCATCTGGCGAAAATTGCCTGTGCCAATGACTGCGGGCGCTTCGAATGGAGCGTGCTGGACTGGAACACCCCGGCCATCGAATTCTACAAATCCCTCGGTGCGCAGCCGCAGGAAGAGTGGGTGCGCTATCGCATGGATGGCAAGGTGTTGCGTGAGTTTGCCGAAGGCTGA
- a CDS encoding HD domain-containing protein, whose amino-acid sequence MNTEIFMPVEALAAALLPHALEPGDDGAHDLAHLQRVWHNARTLQAEEGGDLEVLLAAVLLHDCVSVEKNSPLRSQASRLAAEKAANVLADLDWPESKISGATHAIEAHSFSANITPLTLEAKLVQDADRLDSLGMLGVARTFYVAGRMGSALYDPLDPEAKERDYDDTRFCLDHFQTKLLHLADGFQTGAGQRLAQIRHQRLKGFMEQFKEEIGLD is encoded by the coding sequence ATGAACACTGAGATTTTTATGCCCGTGGAGGCGCTTGCAGCAGCACTGCTGCCCCACGCCCTCGAACCCGGCGACGACGGTGCCCACGACCTCGCCCACCTGCAACGGGTCTGGCACAACGCGCGCACCTTGCAGGCCGAGGAAGGTGGCGACCTGGAAGTGTTGCTCGCTGCCGTGCTGCTGCACGATTGCGTGTCCGTGGAAAAAAACTCGCCGCTGCGCTCGCAGGCTTCGCGCCTCGCCGCAGAAAAAGCCGCCAACGTGCTGGCCGATCTGGACTGGCCCGAAAGCAAAATCAGTGGCGCCACCCACGCCATCGAAGCCCACAGTTTTTCCGCCAACATCACCCCGCTGACCCTCGAAGCGAAACTGGTCCAGGACGCCGACCGGCTCGACTCGCTGGGCATGCTCGGCGTTGCCCGCACCTTCTACGTCGCCGGGCGCATGGGCAGTGCGTTGTACGACCCGCTCGACCCTGAAGCCAAGGAGCGCGACTACGACGACACCCGCTTCTGCCTCGATCACTTTCAGACCAAGCTGCTGCACCTGGCCGATGGTTTCCAGACTGGCGCCGGTCAGCGTCTGGCGCAGATCCGCCATCAACGCCTGAAGGGTTTCATGGAGCAGTTCAAGGAAGAAATCGGCCTCGACTGA
- a CDS encoding Rho termination factor N-terminal domain-containing protein has product MPRGSKDKYTAEQKRKAEHIEDSYEKKGLSKDAAEARAWATVNKQSGGGEKAGGSGRKKPASAKSEDRKESSRRAVASRGGHARDSKASRETQTLDSLRKEARAKNIAGRSSMRKDELIAALRKAG; this is encoded by the coding sequence ATGCCTCGTGGAAGCAAAGACAAATACACCGCCGAACAGAAGCGCAAGGCCGAACACATCGAAGACAGCTATGAGAAAAAAGGCTTGTCGAAGGATGCAGCCGAGGCGCGTGCCTGGGCGACGGTCAACAAACAGTCGGGCGGCGGCGAAAAGGCTGGCGGTTCCGGACGCAAGAAACCGGCGAGTGCCAAGTCCGAAGACCGCAAAGAATCATCGCGGCGAGCGGTGGCCAGTCGCGGGGGACATGCGCGCGACAGCAAGGCCTCGCGCGAGACGCAGACTCTCGACAGTCTGCGCAAAGAGGCGCGGGCGAAGAACATTGCCGGGCGTTCTTCGATGCGCAAGGATGAGTTGATTGCGGCGTTGCGCAAGGCCGGCTGA
- a CDS encoding PfkB family carbohydrate kinase has protein sequence MPKMLHTGQVIIDLVMAVDQLPQVGGDVLAQSAAFEAGGGFNVMAAAVRNGLPVVYLGRHGSGRFGDLARQAMKDEGIHIGIQMPAQRDTGICVALTDASAERSFISYIGAEGEVTGEDLNSVAAEAGDYVYVSGYSLLHAGKAQALLDWTLALPEVINVVFDPGPLVESPDSPLMRALLPRIDVWTSNSVEALRFTEAADIAQALDRLADHLPKDVLMVVRDGPQGCWIQQRGERRHVPGFAVKAVDSNGAGDAHAGVFVAGLAQGLPAHEAARRANAAAALAVTRWGPATAPGVAEVDAFIHESCGD, from the coding sequence ATGCCTAAGATGTTGCACACCGGCCAGGTCATTATCGACTTGGTCATGGCCGTGGATCAGTTGCCGCAAGTCGGCGGCGATGTGCTGGCGCAGTCTGCCGCTTTCGAGGCTGGCGGCGGCTTCAACGTGATGGCCGCAGCCGTACGCAATGGTTTGCCGGTGGTTTATCTCGGTCGCCATGGCTCCGGACGTTTTGGTGACTTGGCGCGTCAGGCGATGAAGGATGAAGGCATTCACATCGGCATCCAGATGCCTGCACAACGCGATACCGGGATATGCGTGGCGCTGACCGATGCGTCGGCCGAGCGCAGTTTCATTTCCTACATCGGCGCTGAAGGTGAGGTGACCGGAGAGGACTTGAACAGCGTGGCGGCCGAGGCGGGCGACTACGTTTATGTAAGCGGTTACAGCCTGCTGCACGCAGGCAAGGCGCAGGCGCTGCTGGACTGGACGCTGGCGCTGCCGGAGGTGATCAACGTGGTGTTCGATCCGGGGCCGTTGGTGGAGTCGCCGGACTCGCCGTTGATGCGGGCGCTGCTGCCGCGCATTGATGTGTGGACCAGCAACAGCGTCGAGGCGTTGCGCTTTACCGAGGCTGCAGACATTGCTCAAGCGCTGGATCGGCTGGCGGATCATCTGCCCAAGGATGTGCTGATGGTGGTGCGCGATGGACCACAGGGTTGCTGGATTCAGCAGCGTGGCGAGCGTCGGCATGTGCCGGGGTTTGCGGTAAAAGCCGTGGACAGCAACGGGGCGGGTGATGCCCATGCCGGGGTGTTCGTCGCCGGGTTGGCGCAGGGTTTGCCCGCCCATGAGGCGGCGCGGCGGGCGAATGCGGCGGCGGCTTTGGCAGTGACACGATGGGGGCCGGCGACTGCGCCGGGAGTTGCTGAGGTGGATGCGTTTATCCACGAGTCCTGCGGCGATTGA
- a CDS encoding purine-cytosine permease family protein, with product MSSTNAGPSAGQLETRGIEPVPEAECNGHPLQLFWVWFAANISILGLPLGATLVAFRGLAIWQAIIVAIVGAAGSFAVVGIISIAGRRGRAPSLTLSRAIFGVRGNIGPTLVSLMSRLGWETVNTTTAAFVLLSLCSILFGSPVEAKSAPVLTLIFIAIFVLLTLSVSGLGHATLLVIQKWATYVFGALNILVGGFLCATIDWSAVFNATPAPLSAMIIGIGTMAAGTGIGWANAGADMSRYQHRSVKAVRLVASAAFGAGIPLVLLITLGGLLSVGNNDLASATDPIVAIRDMLPTWMAVPYLITAFGGLLLSNNLSVYSAGLTTLTLGLKVKRVYAVVVDIVAIFAGSIYFMLIADSFYGPFITFISLLAVPITAWVGIFVVDLIHRHYYSPKDLLDVSPSSAYWYRGGIEWRAFGAWAIAIVLGFSFTTIGTTAENVWFKGFLSDSWLGHNGLGWIVTFVVAGGIYLVLGGAKDRRAAQVENAHA from the coding sequence ATGAGTTCAACAAACGCCGGGCCAAGCGCCGGGCAACTGGAAACCCGCGGCATTGAGCCGGTGCCGGAAGCTGAGTGCAACGGCCATCCGCTGCAACTGTTCTGGGTCTGGTTCGCCGCCAACATTTCCATTCTCGGCCTGCCATTGGGCGCCACGCTGGTGGCGTTTCGCGGGCTGGCGATCTGGCAGGCGATCATCGTTGCCATCGTCGGCGCCGCCGGTTCATTCGCCGTGGTCGGGATCATCTCGATTGCCGGCCGCCGTGGCCGCGCGCCGAGTTTGACCTTGTCGCGGGCGATCTTCGGCGTGCGTGGCAATATCGGCCCGACGCTGGTCTCGCTGATGTCGCGGCTGGGCTGGGAAACCGTCAACACCACCACCGCCGCGTTCGTGTTGCTGTCGTTGTGTTCGATCCTGTTCGGCTCGCCGGTTGAAGCGAAAAGTGCGCCAGTGCTGACGCTGATCTTCATCGCGATTTTCGTCCTGCTGACTCTGTCGGTTTCCGGCCTCGGTCACGCCACCTTGCTGGTGATCCAGAAGTGGGCGACCTACGTGTTCGGCGCGCTGAACATTCTGGTCGGCGGCTTCCTCTGCGCGACCATCGACTGGAGCGCGGTGTTCAACGCCACGCCAGCGCCGCTGAGCGCGATGATCATCGGCATCGGCACCATGGCCGCCGGCACCGGGATCGGCTGGGCTAACGCCGGTGCGGACATGTCGCGCTATCAGCACCGCAGCGTCAAGGCTGTACGGCTGGTCGCCTCGGCGGCGTTCGGTGCGGGGATTCCGCTGGTGCTGCTGATCACCCTCGGCGGCCTGCTGTCGGTGGGCAACAACGATCTGGCATCGGCGACTGACCCGATCGTGGCCATCCGCGACATGCTGCCGACCTGGATGGCCGTGCCGTACCTGATCACCGCGTTCGGTGGCTTGCTGCTGTCGAACAACCTGTCGGTGTACTCCGCCGGTCTGACCACGCTGACCCTCGGTCTGAAGGTCAAACGCGTCTACGCGGTGGTGGTCGACATCGTGGCGATCTTCGCCGGCTCGATCTACTTCATGCTGATTGCCGACAGCTTCTACGGCCCGTTTATCACCTTCATTTCGCTGCTGGCGGTGCCGATCACCGCGTGGGTGGGGATCTTCGTCGTCGACCTGATTCACCGTCACTACTACAGCCCCAAAGACCTGCTCGATGTCAGCCCGAGCAGCGCCTATTGGTATCGCGGCGGCATCGAGTGGCGCGCGTTCGGCGCGTGGGCGATTGCCATCGTGCTCGGCTTCAGTTTCACCACCATCGGCACCACGGCCGAGAACGTCTGGTTCAAGGGCTTTTTGTCCGACTCGTGGCTGGGCCACAACGGTCTGGGCTGGATCGTGACCTTCGTGGTGGCCGGTGGCATTTACCTGGTTCTCGGCGGGGCGAAAGATCGTCGCGCCGCGCAAGTCGAGAATGCTCATGCCTAA
- a CDS encoding ADP-ribosylglycohydrolase family protein, with product MTALNRALGAFYGLALGDALGMPTQSLNRETIKTRFGKITDLQDAGPLQPIAANMPKGSITDDTEQAILVGELLIEGKGRIEPAVLAQRLIEWEAEMQAKGSQDLLGPSTKRAIEMILAGHSPEEAGRYGTTNGAAMRITPVGIAADVADPERFITAVVQACQVTHNTTLGISSAAAVAAVVSAGINGMDLGEALNLGQQIAQQAEAHGHWVAGGRIASRISWARTISVDSDKALLADLLYDVIGTSVASQESVVVSFALAQQVAVGEMSAFDALCMAASLGGDTDTIAAILGAMLGACLGLESWPAPMIATVKAVNHLELEPLVQGLLTLR from the coding sequence ATGACCGCGCTCAACCGTGCCCTCGGTGCGTTTTATGGCCTGGCCCTGGGTGATGCGCTGGGCATGCCGACGCAATCGTTGAACCGCGAAACGATCAAGACCCGCTTTGGCAAAATCACTGATCTGCAGGACGCCGGTCCCCTGCAACCGATCGCGGCCAACATGCCCAAGGGTTCGATCACCGATGACACCGAACAGGCGATTCTGGTCGGCGAGTTGCTGATTGAAGGCAAGGGCCGGATCGAACCGGCAGTCCTCGCCCAGCGGCTGATCGAGTGGGAAGCCGAGATGCAGGCCAAGGGTTCGCAGGACCTGCTCGGGCCATCGACCAAACGCGCCATTGAAATGATCCTCGCCGGGCATTCGCCGGAGGAGGCCGGGCGTTACGGCACTACCAATGGCGCGGCGATGCGCATCACTCCGGTGGGCATTGCGGCAGACGTCGCCGATCCCGAGCGTTTCATTACGGCCGTGGTGCAGGCCTGTCAGGTCACCCACAACACCACGCTGGGGATTTCCAGTGCGGCGGCGGTGGCGGCGGTGGTCTCGGCCGGGATCAACGGCATGGATCTGGGCGAGGCATTGAACCTTGGCCAGCAGATTGCGCAACAGGCCGAGGCACATGGGCACTGGGTGGCCGGCGGGCGCATCGCTTCGCGCATCAGTTGGGCGCGAACCATCAGCGTCGACAGTGACAAGGCGCTACTGGCGGATCTGCTGTACGACGTGATCGGCACTTCGGTGGCCTCGCAGGAATCGGTGGTGGTGTCGTTCGCCCTGGCGCAGCAAGTGGCCGTTGGCGAGATGAGCGCATTCGATGCGTTGTGCATGGCCGCCAGCCTTGGCGGTGACACTGACACCATCGCGGCGATTCTCGGCGCCATGCTCGGGGCCTGCCTGGGTCTTGAGAGTTGGCCGGCGCCGATGATTGCCACGGTCAAAGCGGTCAATCATCTGGAGCTTGAACCGTTGGTGCAGGGGCTGTTGACCCTGCGTTGA
- a CDS encoding GntR family transcriptional regulator: protein MIRQVRFDKKQRVVDELVRRIESGLMEDGFLLPGEHQLAQEFNVSRGTLREALAELKRRNYIATQSGVGSIVTFDGVVLDQRSGWAQALADSGALINTEVLRLEAVTRPDLLSRFGTDQFITLDRRRRSNDGTLVSLERSLMPATGGLESLPRVGLIDNSLTITLAAYGYIGERGDQWIGAEPLNAEDAELLGRPVGTVFLKALRTTYDRQNRFMEQVESLLDPVHFRLHLQFGESK, encoded by the coding sequence ATGATTAGACAGGTACGATTTGATAAGAAACAACGGGTGGTCGACGAACTCGTCCGGCGCATTGAAAGCGGCCTCATGGAGGACGGCTTTCTGTTGCCCGGCGAGCATCAGTTGGCTCAGGAATTCAATGTCAGCCGTGGCACGTTGCGCGAAGCGCTGGCCGAACTGAAGCGGCGCAATTACATCGCTACGCAGAGCGGAGTCGGCTCGATCGTCACCTTCGACGGTGTAGTGCTCGATCAGCGCAGCGGCTGGGCGCAGGCGTTGGCCGACAGCGGGGCGCTGATCAACACCGAAGTGCTGCGCCTGGAAGCGGTGACGCGGCCTGATCTGCTTTCGCGCTTCGGCACCGACCAATTCATCACCCTCGATCGCCGTCGTCGTTCCAACGACGGCACGCTGGTGTCCCTTGAACGTTCTTTGATGCCGGCCACCGGCGGCCTGGAAAGCCTGCCGCGCGTCGGTCTGATCGACAACTCGCTGACCATCACCCTGGCCGCTTACGGCTACATCGGCGAGCGCGGTGATCAGTGGATCGGCGCCGAACCACTCAATGCCGAAGACGCCGAACTGCTCGGGCGCCCGGTCGGCACCGTGTTCCTCAAGGCCCTGCGTACCACCTACGACCGGCAGAACCGTTTCATGGAGCAGGTCGAAAGCCTGCTCGACCCGGTGCATTTCCGCCTGCACCTGCAATTTGGAGAATCGAAATGA
- the araH gene encoding L-arabinose ABC transporter permease AraH: protein MTIQNKALPTPRKPLDLRRFLDDWVMLLAAIGIFVACTLLIDNFLSPLNMRGLGLAISTTGIAACTMLYCLASGHFDLSVGSVIACAGVVAAVVMRDTNSVFLGVSAALVMGLIVGLINGIVIAKLRVNALITTLATMQIVRGLAYIFANGKAVGVSQESFFVFGNGQLFGVPVPILITIVCFLFFGWLLNYTTYGRNTMAIGGNQEAALLAGVNVDRTKIIIFAVHGVIGALAGVILASRMTSGQPMIGQGFELTVISACVLGGVSLSGGIGMIRHVIAGVLILAIIENAMNLKNIDTFYQYVIRGSILLLAVVIDRLKQR from the coding sequence ATGACCATCCAAAACAAGGCGCTGCCGACTCCCCGCAAACCGCTGGACCTGCGGCGCTTCCTCGACGACTGGGTCATGCTGCTGGCGGCGATCGGTATCTTCGTCGCCTGCACGCTGCTGATCGATAACTTCCTCTCGCCGCTGAACATGCGCGGGCTGGGTCTGGCGATTTCCACCACCGGCATTGCCGCGTGCACCATGCTGTATTGCCTGGCGTCAGGTCACTTCGACTTGTCGGTGGGCTCGGTGATCGCCTGCGCGGGGGTCGTTGCGGCGGTGGTGATGCGCGACACCAACAGCGTGTTCCTCGGCGTCAGCGCAGCGCTGGTGATGGGCCTGATTGTCGGGCTGATCAACGGCATCGTGATCGCCAAGTTGCGGGTCAACGCGTTGATCACCACGCTGGCGACCATGCAGATCGTTCGCGGCCTGGCCTACATTTTTGCCAACGGCAAAGCGGTGGGCGTGTCGCAGGAATCGTTCTTCGTCTTCGGCAACGGCCAGTTGTTCGGCGTGCCGGTGCCGATTCTGATCACCATCGTCTGCTTCCTGTTCTTCGGCTGGCTGCTGAACTACACCACCTACGGGCGCAACACCATGGCCATCGGTGGCAACCAGGAGGCGGCATTGCTCGCCGGGGTCAACGTTGACCGGACCAAGATCATCATTTTCGCCGTGCACGGCGTGATTGGTGCGCTGGCCGGGGTGATTCTCGCTTCGCGCATGACCTCCGGGCAGCCGATGATTGGCCAGGGTTTCGAGCTGACGGTGATTTCGGCATGCGTGCTCGGCGGCGTGTCGCTGAGCGGCGGGATCGGCATGATCCGCCACGTGATTGCCGGGGTGCTGATTCTGGCGATCATCGAGAACGCGATGAACCTGAAGAACATCGATACGTTTTATCAGTATGTGATTCGTGGTTCGATTCTGTTGCTGGCCGTGGTCATCGACCGCCTGAAACAACGCTGA